The following proteins are co-located in the Sandaracinaceae bacterium genome:
- a CDS encoding GDSL-type esterase/lipase family protein yields the protein MPRLVRTALIVALALGLAGSGSLDAAAQPSVERDPGAQAALQMPERPAVEPEAIPEDEPFGREIDFYDPSGHALRPFHDALRATQSEEDPRKARVLVYGASHVAADFFTNVLRERLQSRFGDAGHGFLMPARPWRRYRHLGGLSVESNRPWDALRVRASTRDVDHLGVAGLAVESDDRRAFGRIDTGDQVASQFAIMYLEQPGGGSFDVRLDGRRVARIATAAEETGAGWRLITAAEARHVLEIRPRGDGPVRLFGVSVEREQPGVIIDNLGINGARAVSHLYWDAALHTEYLRRLSPDLVVLAYGTNESGDDGHPIETYEEELRAVVGRVRGAVPGAACMLIGPSDRPMRGEEGELVDRPRTHQVVEVQRRVSRDMGCAFFDLVAFGGGPLSMPHWAEADPPFAQRDHVHYTGRGYLRLGEVLHGAMLEGFDAAPRFDPPAAVAAGPRP from the coding sequence ATGCCCCGGCTCGTCCGCACCGCGCTCATCGTCGCCCTCGCGCTCGGCCTCGCCGGGAGCGGGTCGCTGGACGCGGCCGCGCAGCCGTCCGTGGAGCGCGACCCGGGCGCGCAGGCCGCGCTGCAGATGCCGGAGCGCCCCGCGGTCGAGCCCGAGGCGATCCCCGAAGACGAGCCGTTCGGCCGGGAGATCGACTTCTACGACCCGAGCGGGCACGCCCTGCGTCCCTTCCACGACGCCCTGCGCGCCACCCAGTCCGAGGAGGACCCGCGCAAGGCGCGCGTGCTCGTCTACGGCGCCTCGCACGTGGCGGCCGACTTCTTCACGAACGTCCTGCGCGAGCGCCTTCAGAGCCGCTTCGGCGACGCGGGGCACGGCTTCCTGATGCCCGCGCGCCCGTGGCGCCGCTACCGCCACCTCGGCGGGCTCAGCGTCGAGAGCAACCGCCCCTGGGACGCGCTCCGCGTGCGCGCCTCCACGCGCGACGTCGATCACCTCGGGGTCGCGGGCCTCGCGGTCGAGTCCGACGATCGCCGCGCCTTCGGGCGCATCGACACGGGCGACCAGGTCGCCAGCCAGTTCGCGATCATGTACCTGGAGCAGCCCGGGGGCGGCTCCTTCGACGTGCGCCTCGACGGTCGGCGCGTCGCGCGGATCGCGACGGCGGCCGAGGAGACCGGGGCCGGCTGGCGGCTGATCACCGCGGCCGAGGCGCGGCACGTCCTCGAGATCCGGCCGCGCGGCGACGGCCCGGTCCGGCTCTTCGGCGTCTCGGTCGAGCGCGAGCAGCCGGGCGTGATCATCGACAACCTCGGCATCAACGGCGCGCGCGCCGTCTCGCACCTCTACTGGGACGCCGCCCTCCACACCGAGTACCTCCGCCGCCTCTCGCCCGACCTCGTGGTGCTCGCGTACGGCACGAACGAGAGCGGCGACGACGGACACCCCATCGAGACCTACGAGGAGGAGCTGCGCGCGGTCGTCGGCCGCGTCCGCGGCGCGGTGCCCGGCGCCGCCTGCATGCTCATCGGCCCCAGCGACCGCCCCATGCGCGGCGAAGAGGGCGAGCTGGTGGACCGCCCCCGCACCCACCAGGTGGTCGAGGTGCAGCGGCGCGTCTCCCGCGACATGGGCTGCGCCTTCTTCGACCTCGTCGCCTTCGGCGGCGGCCCGCTCTCGATGCCGCACTGGGCCGAGGCGGATCCGCCCTTCGCCCAGCGCGACCACGTGCACTACACCGGCCGCGGCTACCTCCGCCTCGGCGAGGTCCTGCACGGCGCGATGCTCGAGGGCTTCGACGCGGCGCCACGCTTCGATCCCCCGGCCGCGGTCGCCGCGGGTCCTCGCCCCTGA
- a CDS encoding PAS domain S-box protein, with protein MGGSGSLHSSSDPEERFRRLSEAATEGVALHEDGLILDANVALARMVGYTVDELVGQSALMIAAPDSRQRVIDAIRSGAETPYEVEGLRKDGSVFPAEVRARVIHSGGERLRVTVIRDISEQKAAERALARSEERLRNLIEQAADGIVVSDAEGRIEEVNQAFCAFLERDRADIVGRSIGELMDPDELAREPLELERLAAGERLTRERTFLTKAGATVPTEISATALSDGRLQGIVRDIRQRREREQLERKFFQAQKMESVGRLAGGIAHDFNNLLMIILGSAELIRADKGNTDKLATDIVQAADQGARLTRQLLAFSRQQVLQVKRVDLGAIVQRGVRVLRRLIGEDVALEVTVASDPLWIRADPAQIEQLLMNLAVNARDAMPRGGALTLEVAREAERAVMRVIDSGVGMDDETLSRAIEPFFTTKEVGRGTGLGLSTVFGVVRQSGGEMQIQSAPGEGTAVQISFPIADQPESPPPVAQATPEGGVAEALTVLLVEDDPDVRSTIALLLAREGHHVLQASGPAQARAQLAEHGDAIGVMITDVVMPGESGRALADEMATARPDLKILFASGYTDDEIERVLGTDRPVRLLRKPFTRAELRAALASLY; from the coding sequence GTGGGTGGGTCCGGTTCGTTGCATTCCAGCTCCGATCCCGAGGAGCGCTTTCGGCGCCTCAGCGAGGCGGCCACGGAGGGCGTGGCGTTGCACGAGGACGGCCTGATCCTCGACGCGAACGTCGCGCTCGCGCGCATGGTCGGGTACACGGTGGACGAGCTGGTCGGGCAATCCGCCCTGATGATCGCCGCCCCCGACTCGCGCCAGCGCGTCATCGACGCCATCCGCAGCGGAGCCGAGACCCCCTACGAGGTCGAGGGGCTCCGCAAGGACGGCTCGGTCTTCCCGGCCGAGGTGCGCGCGCGCGTCATCCACTCGGGTGGCGAGCGACTTCGGGTGACGGTGATCCGTGACATCAGCGAGCAGAAGGCGGCGGAGCGGGCGCTGGCCCGGAGCGAGGAGCGCCTGCGCAACCTGATCGAGCAGGCCGCCGATGGGATCGTCGTCAGCGACGCCGAGGGGCGCATCGAGGAGGTGAACCAGGCCTTCTGCGCGTTCCTGGAGCGAGACCGCGCCGACATCGTCGGGCGCAGCATCGGCGAGCTGATGGATCCGGACGAGCTGGCGCGCGAGCCGCTGGAGCTGGAGCGGCTCGCCGCCGGGGAGCGGCTGACGCGCGAGCGCACGTTCCTGACGAAGGCGGGCGCGACCGTGCCGACCGAGATCAGCGCGACGGCCCTGAGTGACGGGCGCCTGCAGGGCATCGTGCGGGACATCCGGCAGCGCCGCGAGCGCGAGCAGCTCGAGCGAAAGTTCTTCCAGGCGCAGAAGATGGAGTCGGTCGGTCGGCTCGCCGGCGGCATCGCGCACGACTTCAACAACCTCCTGATGATCATCCTCGGGAGCGCGGAGCTGATCCGCGCCGACAAGGGCAACACCGACAAGCTCGCCACCGACATCGTCCAGGCCGCCGATCAGGGCGCCCGACTGACCCGCCAGCTGCTCGCGTTCAGTCGGCAGCAAGTGTTGCAGGTGAAGAGGGTCGATCTCGGGGCGATCGTGCAGCGCGGCGTGCGCGTGTTGCGGCGGCTCATCGGGGAGGACGTGGCGCTCGAGGTGACGGTCGCTTCCGATCCGCTCTGGATCCGCGCGGACCCGGCGCAGATCGAGCAGCTGCTGATGAACCTGGCCGTCAACGCGCGCGACGCGATGCCGCGCGGGGGCGCGCTGACGCTGGAGGTCGCGCGCGAGGCGGAGCGCGCCGTGATGCGGGTGATCGACAGCGGCGTGGGTATGGACGACGAGACGCTCAGCCGGGCCATCGAGCCCTTCTTCACCACGAAGGAGGTGGGCCGCGGGACTGGACTCGGCCTCTCGACGGTGTTCGGCGTGGTGCGGCAGAGCGGCGGCGAGATGCAGATCCAGAGCGCGCCGGGCGAGGGCACGGCGGTGCAGATCAGCTTCCCGATCGCCGACCAGCCGGAGTCGCCGCCCCCGGTGGCCCAGGCGACGCCCGAGGGCGGCGTGGCCGAGGCGTTGACCGTGCTGCTGGTCGAGGACGATCCGGACGTGCGGAGCACCATCGCGCTCCTCCTCGCGCGGGAGGGGCACCACGTGCTCCAGGCCTCGGGGCCCGCGCAGGCGCGGGCGCAGCTGGCCGAGCACGGCGACGCGATCGGCGTGATGATCACCGACGTCGTCATGCCGGGCGAGTCGGGGCGCGCGCTCGCGGACGAGATGGCGACGGCGCGACCGGACCTGAAGATCCTGTTCGCCTCCGGCTACACCGACGACGAGATCGAGCGCGTGCTCGGCACCGACCGCCCGGTCCGTCTCCTCCGCAAGCCGTTCACGCGGGCGGAGCTCCGCGCGGCGCTGGCGTCGCTCTACTGA
- a CDS encoding AIM24 family protein, producing MAHFEIIEFEGQKMVKATIQNETIRAESGALHYMFGQIEMASKAPSAGGFLKSMVSGENVFKPTYTGSGEVYFGPPIFGEYFILQLNGEEWILDQGAYVCSDIGIEVDVFRNKALTGLMGGEGLFQTKVKGTGTVVLIAPGKVQTYHLQGHTLSVDGSFAIARSAGLDYAVRRASKSLVGSFTSGEGLLNVFSGTGTVLLAPVPNLYQNLIDQSRYIPAAAAGGAAAGGGAIGGLVGRFAGGGIGRIVGLAVLALFCVITLVCSGLTQVMQ from the coding sequence ATGGCGCATTTCGAAATCATCGAGTTCGAGGGTCAGAAGATGGTCAAGGCGACCATCCAGAACGAGACCATCCGCGCGGAGTCCGGCGCGCTGCACTACATGTTCGGCCAGATCGAGATGGCCTCGAAGGCGCCGAGCGCGGGCGGCTTCCTCAAGTCGATGGTGAGCGGCGAGAACGTCTTCAAGCCCACCTACACCGGCTCGGGCGAGGTCTACTTCGGCCCCCCGATCTTCGGTGAGTACTTCATCCTCCAGCTCAACGGAGAGGAGTGGATCCTCGACCAGGGCGCGTACGTCTGCAGCGACATCGGCATCGAGGTCGACGTCTTCCGCAACAAGGCCCTGACCGGCCTCATGGGCGGCGAGGGCCTCTTCCAGACGAAGGTGAAGGGGACGGGCACGGTCGTGCTCATCGCGCCGGGCAAGGTGCAGACCTATCACCTCCAGGGGCACACCCTGAGCGTGGACGGCAGCTTCGCGATCGCGCGGAGCGCGGGCCTCGACTACGCCGTGCGGCGCGCGAGCAAGTCGCTCGTCGGCTCGTTCACCTCGGGCGAGGGCTTGCTCAACGTGTTCAGCGGCACCGGCACCGTGCTCCTCGCGCCGGTCCCGAACCTCTACCAGAACCTCATCGACCAGAGCCGCTACATCCCGGCCGCGGCGGCGGGCGGCGCGGCGGCGGGCGGCGGCGCCATCGGCGGCCTCGTGGGCCGCTTCGCGGGCGGCGGGATCGGCCGCATCGTCGGCCTCGCGGTGTTGGCGCTCTTCTGCGTGATCACCCTCGTCTGCTCGGGCCTCACGCAGGTGATGCAGTAG
- a CDS encoding GDSL-type esterase/lipase family protein: MSERSESEDLLGEEGSNTLLESLSTVEERATEDRVGATASAMRHLAGALGVLLLLAGVPYAIAPLASANMERFKAWVPGEGVPIARMFLAEQPVEGGMAVATGGAVSRRTARGDEALAEQLGDAVAANLAEAPEPPSEREHESSAETGPSVRIAPSELEGLVRELEDPGGRAMRPFYEALLRTAERQDGAITRIAHYGDSSIAGDGITSTARRRFQQRFGDAGHGFILISRGSMPYRHTDVDHSASGQWRLIELVRAGLRDHLYGYGGVQYRSMAGGRAEFGTSDRGPVGGRVSRFELWYQAHPRGGNLDLRVDDGERQVVSTRGEQTTDGWHEVRVPDGAHELELRTLGGGESRLYGMVLERDGPGVVYDSLGMVGARARRMLGYDEAHFRRQHAHRDTNLIVLGFGGNDADDPRTPEQFEDDFRRVARMVRRARPEAACLLMAPLDQARRSERGAIETLEPVPIIVEAMRRAARAEGCAFFDTFTAMGGEGAMRAWFRTEPRLAFGDFRHATPAGYRVIGNMLYKALLKGFADYLER; encoded by the coding sequence TTGAGCGAGCGAAGCGAGAGCGAAGATCTGCTGGGCGAGGAGGGGTCGAACACCCTGCTCGAGTCGCTGTCGACCGTGGAGGAGCGCGCCACCGAGGACCGCGTCGGGGCCACCGCGAGCGCGATGCGGCACCTCGCCGGGGCGCTCGGCGTGCTGCTCCTGCTCGCCGGCGTGCCGTACGCGATCGCCCCGCTGGCCAGCGCGAACATGGAGCGCTTCAAGGCGTGGGTCCCCGGGGAGGGCGTGCCCATCGCGCGCATGTTCCTCGCGGAGCAGCCCGTCGAGGGGGGCATGGCGGTCGCGACCGGGGGCGCGGTCAGCCGGCGCACCGCGCGCGGTGACGAGGCCCTCGCCGAGCAGCTCGGGGACGCGGTCGCGGCGAACCTCGCCGAGGCGCCGGAGCCGCCCTCCGAGCGCGAGCACGAGTCCAGCGCCGAGACCGGGCCGTCGGTGCGCATCGCGCCGAGCGAGCTCGAGGGCCTGGTCCGCGAGCTCGAAGATCCCGGTGGCCGGGCGATGCGCCCCTTCTACGAGGCGCTCTTGCGCACGGCGGAGCGCCAGGACGGCGCCATCACCCGGATCGCGCACTACGGCGACTCCTCGATCGCGGGGGACGGGATCACCAGCACCGCGCGGCGCCGCTTCCAGCAGCGCTTCGGCGACGCGGGGCATGGCTTCATCCTGATCTCGCGCGGCTCGATGCCGTACCGCCACACGGACGTCGACCACTCCGCGTCGGGCCAGTGGCGCCTCATCGAGCTCGTCCGGGCGGGGCTCCGCGACCACCTCTACGGCTACGGGGGCGTCCAGTACCGCTCGATGGCGGGCGGGCGCGCGGAGTTCGGCACGAGCGACCGGGGCCCGGTGGGCGGCCGCGTGAGCCGCTTCGAGCTGTGGTACCAGGCGCACCCGCGCGGCGGGAACCTCGACCTGCGCGTCGACGACGGCGAGCGGCAGGTTGTGAGCACGCGCGGCGAGCAGACCACCGACGGGTGGCACGAGGTGCGGGTGCCCGACGGAGCGCACGAGCTGGAGCTGCGCACGCTCGGCGGCGGCGAGAGCCGGCTCTACGGCATGGTGCTCGAGCGCGACGGGCCCGGCGTCGTCTACGACTCGCTCGGCATGGTCGGCGCGCGGGCGCGCCGCATGCTCGGCTACGACGAGGCCCACTTCCGCCGTCAGCACGCGCACCGCGACACGAACCTCATCGTGCTCGGCTTCGGCGGCAACGACGCGGACGACCCGCGCACGCCCGAGCAGTTCGAGGACGACTTCCGGCGCGTCGCGCGCATGGTCCGGCGGGCGCGCCCCGAGGCGGCGTGCCTCCTGATGGCCCCGCTCGATCAGGCGCGGCGAAGCGAGCGCGGCGCCATCGAGACCCTCGAGCCGGTGCCGATCATCGTCGAGGCGATGCGGCGCGCGGCGCGCGCGGAGGGCTGCGCCTTCTTCGACACCTTCACCGCGATGGGCGGCGAGGGCGCGATGCGGGCGTGGTTCCGCACCGAGCCCCGGCTCGCCTTCGGCGACTTCCGGCACGCGACGCCGGCCGGCTATCGCGTGATCGGGAACATGCTCTACAAGGCCCTGCTCAAGGGCTTCGCCGACTACCTCGAGCGTTAG
- a CDS encoding mechanosensitive ion channel, with protein MRRLGPIAFAMLLGWASPGAAQDGGRRDEGADARDAGVARRTPRTTPRATPRDDVSAGRAPTAPPRRPTRRRAEPTPTSGDDAPQTPSTLIEDGGVPDAGPAQSEPSETEPTESDAGTPDIEAASADSEASEAEPPDAGAPDAGSPGEDAGQTEATVSREEDDDDSLLGVVEALLFERAERAEMEAARARDELARRERPDGAGQTGPQQEAAPAPIDVRVVGCGPAAESIGLSLPERQLSTLGLILLLFVTLLGLAVIDRVRRPLPEQGLLPRVLGAAHLALRLAAVVMVLNVASRLLPGWLAPFLLIGVIAAALAIGIGAVWPWLPDVVGGVLLLAERRVRAGLWLIGDGFAGQIERVGPRVTTLRAADGSLFTIPNRQLVSRTVHTSAQRFAETKVALEVPDAPATEVRAAIRDAVLCSPYVPSHPLLAIARDASQPRRWTVTVRLLDARFGPDFEGQLLERVEEALAPRAETPAPEPPPQPPEPPQ; from the coding sequence GTGAGGCGGCTCGGCCCGATCGCGTTCGCGATGCTGCTGGGCTGGGCGTCCCCGGGCGCGGCCCAGGACGGAGGCCGGCGTGACGAGGGCGCGGACGCGCGCGACGCGGGGGTGGCGCGCCGCACGCCGCGAACCACGCCGCGCGCGACTCCGCGGGACGACGTCTCGGCCGGGCGCGCGCCGACGGCGCCGCCCCGCCGGCCGACCCGCAGGCGCGCCGAGCCCACGCCGACGTCCGGCGACGACGCGCCGCAAACCCCGTCGACGCTCATCGAGGACGGCGGCGTGCCGGACGCGGGTCCGGCCCAGAGCGAGCCCTCCGAGACCGAGCCCACCGAGAGCGACGCGGGCACGCCGGACATCGAGGCGGCGAGCGCCGACAGCGAAGCCTCCGAAGCCGAGCCGCCCGACGCGGGCGCGCCGGACGCCGGCTCGCCCGGCGAGGACGCGGGTCAGACCGAGGCCACCGTCAGCCGCGAGGAGGACGACGACGACTCGCTCCTCGGCGTCGTCGAGGCGCTCCTCTTCGAGCGCGCCGAGCGGGCGGAGATGGAGGCCGCGCGCGCGCGGGACGAGCTGGCCCGGCGCGAGCGCCCCGACGGCGCCGGGCAGACCGGCCCCCAGCAAGAGGCCGCGCCGGCTCCGATCGACGTGCGCGTGGTGGGCTGTGGTCCGGCCGCGGAGTCGATCGGCCTGAGCTTGCCCGAGCGTCAGCTCTCCACGCTCGGCCTGATCCTCCTGCTCTTCGTCACCCTGCTCGGCCTCGCGGTGATCGACCGGGTGCGCCGACCGCTCCCGGAGCAGGGCCTGCTGCCGCGCGTCCTCGGCGCCGCCCACCTCGCGCTCCGGCTCGCGGCGGTCGTGATGGTGCTCAACGTCGCCTCCCGCCTCTTGCCGGGCTGGCTCGCGCCGTTCCTGCTCATCGGCGTCATCGCGGCCGCGCTCGCGATCGGCATCGGCGCCGTCTGGCCCTGGCTGCCCGACGTCGTCGGGGGCGTGCTGCTGCTGGCCGAGCGACGCGTGCGAGCCGGGCTGTGGCTCATCGGGGACGGCTTCGCCGGGCAGATCGAGCGCGTCGGCCCGCGCGTGACCACGCTCCGGGCCGCCGACGGCTCCCTCTTCACCATCCCGAACCGGCAGCTGGTCTCGCGCACGGTGCACACGAGCGCGCAGCGCTTCGCCGAGACCAAGGTCGCGCTGGAGGTGCCGGACGCGCCGGCCACCGAGGTGCGCGCCGCCATCCGGGACGCCGTCCTCTGCTCGCCCTACGTGCCGTCGCACCCGCTCCTCGCCATCGCGCGCGACGCGAGCCAGCCGCGGCGCTGGACCGTGACGGTGCGGCTGCTCGACGCGCGCTTCGGCCCCGACTTCGAGGGGCAGCTCCTCGAGCGGGTCGAGGAGGCGCTCGCCCCGCGCGCGGAGACGCCCGCCCCCGAGCCTCCGCCCCAGCCTCCCGAGCCCCCTCAGTAG